CCGCCGCGGCGAGAAGGGCACCCAAGTCGTCCTGTGGAAGCCGACCACCGCCAAGGCCGACACCGACGACAACGACGAACCCGCCGGGCCTCGTCGCCGCCTGCTCGCACGCGCGTACACCGTGTTCGCCGCCGAACAGGTCGACGGCGCCGACGAGATCACCGCCCGCCGCGCCCAGGAACTCGCCGACCGCGACACCCCCGAACGCATCGAGGCCGCCGAGGCGTTCTTCGCCGCCGTCGGCGCCCGCGTCGTCGAGGGCGGGAACCGGGCCAGCTACCAGCCCGCAACCGACACGATCCACCTGCCCTCGCTGTCCCAGTTCGACGAGGCCGCCCACTACTACGGCACCAGCGCACACGAACACGTCCACTGGACCGGCCACGCGGACCGCTTGGCCCGTGACCTCACCGGCCGGTTCGGCAGCGACGCCTACGCCGCCGAGGAACTCGTCGCCGAGCTCGGCGCCGCCATGTGGTGCGCACAGTTCGGCATCAGCGCCGTGACCCGCCCCGATCACGCCGCCTACCTCGCCGGCTGGCTTCGCGTGCTGCGCACCGACGCCCGCGCCCTGGTCACCGTCTCGAGCCGGGCCCAAGCCGCGGTCGACCACCTCACCGCCTGCGCCGGGATCACCACCACGCAGGAGGCCGACACCACCGAAGACAGCGAGGCCGCGTGATGCACGTCCCGCACCGCCGCTGCGACGAGATCGCCGCCTACAGCTACCGGGCCGAGATCCTCTGCCGGCCTGCACGATCGAGGCCATGATCGCCGCCCGGACGGCTGCTCCCGCAGCGCGCGACATGCCGCCGAAACGGTGCTCGACGAGTGCGCCGGAGCGCTCGCCGTCGACCGAGACGACGAGACCACCTTCGACAGCGACGAGTTCCCCAAGGTCGTGCACCTCGACCAAGTCCGCGCCGACGAACCGTGCGGAGCCTGCGGTACCGACCTCTGATCGCGGCCGGGCTCGTGAAGGCCGCTCCGACCCGCTGGCGGTCGCGAGCCCCGGGCGTGCCGTGACCGTCCCTTCGGGCCGGGTGCCGTTGACCGGCGCCTACGGGACGCCGATGGCCCTACGATCAGCGGGAGGCGCGCAATGAACTGGTGGAAAGTCATCGCAGTAGGCGCCGCCACCCTCGCTGCGTCATGGGTCGTGCTCGTCCTCCTGGCCCGACGCCTCCCACCCGGCGTCCTCAAGGAACTCGCAGGATTCCTGCCCAACTGCGTCCGTCTCGTCCGACGACTCCGCTCGGACCCGACCGTCCCGCGACGGGCGAAGCTCGCAGTCGTGATCGCCGGTCTGTGGGTGCTGTCTCCCATCGACCTCATCCCCGAGTTCCTCCCCGTCATCGGTCCGCTCGACGACGTCGTCGTCGTGGCCATCGCCCTGCGCTACGCCGCCCGACGCGTCCCGCACGACACACTGCTGGCCGCCTGGGA
The nucleotide sequence above comes from Mycobacteriales bacterium. Encoded proteins:
- a CDS encoding zincin-like metallopeptidase domain-containing protein — encoded protein: RRGEKGTQVVLWKPTTAKADTDDNDEPAGPRRRLLARAYTVFAAEQVDGADEITARRAQELADRDTPERIEAAEAFFAAVGARVVEGGNRASYQPATDTIHLPSLSQFDEAAHYYGTSAHEHVHWTGHADRLARDLTGRFGSDAYAAEELVAELGAAMWCAQFGISAVTRPDHAAYLAGWLRVLRTDARALVTVSSRAQAAVDHLTACAGITTTQEADTTEDSEAA